Within Halarchaeum grantii, the genomic segment GTTCGGGGACGCCGGCGCCCCAGTAGGCCTCACCGGTGCCGACGACGCCGGCGTCGGTGTAGATGCGGACGAGCGTCCACGGGAAGTTCCCGTCGACCATCGTCGTCTGTACGTCCGTGATCTCGACGTCGCGACCGCCGCCGCGCTTCGCGTCGACGCCCATCGTTTCAGCGGAGAGTTCGCGCATCGTGTACTCCGCGTTCGGGTCGTGGAGCTGTCGGTAGTCCTTCGCCATGTGGGGGAGATTCACTCGGCCCGGGGTAAACCTTTGGAGATTGTTCCGCTAGGATCCGTCAGCGAGTCGGTTGAGCGCGTAGACGGTGCGCAGGACGTCACCGGCCGCGCCGCGGTCGTAGACGAGGCCGTCCGTGGACTCGGCGTGTTCGCGGACGCGCTCGCTCGCGTGGTCGGGCGCGGCGGCGATGCCGGCGTCGTTGTCCTCGGCCCACTCCATCACGCGCAGGTCGCTCTTCGAGTCGCCCATGACGAGCGCGAACGGGTCGGCGACGCCGAGGACGTCGAGGGCGGCCGTCACGCCCGCGACCTTGTCGAGTTCGTTCGCGGTGACTTCGGCGGCGTCGCCCTCGTAGTAGGCGAGTTGGACGCGGTCGAGGACGGCCTCGGCGGCGGAGTCGACGTCGTGGTCCGCCGGGGGACGCGCGTCGCGTGCGTCGAGGACGGCGGCGATTTCGGGGTCGCGCGCCCCGAAGTACGCGCGGACGTCGTCGGTGCTCGCAGCGGGAATCGCGTCCGCGAGCAGTTCGGTGAGGTAGACGGTGGCGTGGTCGATGACGGCGACGGCGTCCTCGCTCCCCGTCTCGTAGTTCGGCTTCAGGGTGACGTTGAACTCGTTGCCCTGCAGGTGACAGCCGCGCCTGACGTCCTCGGGGGCGTCCGGGAGGACGCGCCCGCGAACGTAGTCGAAGACGTCGCGGACGTCGTCGTCGAGCTCCTCGTAGAGGAGGCGCTTCGTGTCCGGGCCGTGGCCGGGCGTGAAGACGCCGGTGCCGGCTTCGTAGACGACGGAGACGTCCCCGGAGTGGACGAGTTCGTTCCCGAGGCCCTGAATGAGGAACCCCTTCACGTTCTCGAGGGTCTGGCCGGTGCAGACGACGATGGGGACGTCGTTCTCGTGGAAGACAGTGAGGAGGTGGAGTGTCTCGCGCGGGATCTCGTTGTCCGTCCCACCGGCCGAGCGCAGCGTCTCGTCGACGTCGAGGACGAGGACGTTCACGGGCCGGTCGTGTTTGCTGTAGAGGTCGAGCGCGGTGAACGCTTGCTCGCGGGTCGCGTGGGCGGCGAGCGCCGCGTACGTCTCGCCGTAGGCGTCCGCGACGCGGTCGGTCCGCTCGGCGAGTTCGTCGCTCGCTTCCTCCCAGTACTCGAGGGCGACCCGGGAGTCGACTGGCGGAAAGAGGTCGACGAAGTCCTGGTAGGCGCGGAGCGTGTCCACATCGAACGCCTCGTACAGCGCGTATAGCGTGTCGTACCGCTCCATACGCGGTGTCGTCGCCGTCGGCCCATAAAGCATCCCGGTCGGGGCGCGGTCCGCGGGACCGAAGTCGGGTCTGGGACGCGAAACAGCGATCTTCGTCCGGGCCGGTGTCACCAGCGAAACGCCCTTAAAAACGGGACTCGAACTCGCACGACATGAAGAACGTCGACGACCTCATCGAGAGCGCGGGCGACCTCGCCGCGCGCGGCCTCTCGCGCGGGGAGATCGCGGACGAACTGAACGTCTCGCGCGAGACGGCGAGCTGGCTCGTCGAGCGCGCCGGCCGGAGCGCGAGCGCGGTCGAGTCGGAGTCCGGAGACGGGAGTGCCGGCGGCCCGCAGGACGTCCACGTGGACTGGAGCGCCATCGGGGAAGCGGGCGCGCGCCTCGCCTCGATCGGCGACGCGCTCGCGGACCTCCTGCGCGAGCACAGCCACGACGTCGACCTCGTCGTCGGCGTCGAGAAGGCGGGCGTGCCGCTCGCGACCGCCGTCTCGCGCGAGCTCGGTGTCGACCTCGGGACGTACACGCCCCGCAAGCACCAGTGGGAGGAGGGCGACATCGAGGACCTCGGCGGGAGTTTCAGCCGGAACTTCGCGCAGGTCGAGGGACGCGACTGCTTCATCGTCGACGACACCATCACCTCCGGCACGACCATCAGCGAGGCCGTCGAGGCCATCGAGGAGAGCGGCGGGAACGCCATCGCGGCCGCCGTCCTCGTCGACAAGCAAGGTGTCGGCGACGTCAACGGCGTCCCCGTGGACGCGCTCATGCAGGTCATCCGCGTCGGGAACGACGACTGACGGTCGGGCTGCGGTGGTTCTCCCCACCCGCACGGTGGCCGTTTGCGGTGCGCACGACCACCAGCACAACGCATTTCCACTTCGAGCGCCAACTCGGAAGTATGACCTTCGACCCGATGGGCGAGGCGCTGGACGACGAGGAGGTACCCGAGATCGTCGACGACGCGATCTCGAACAACGAAGTCGTCCTCTTCATGAAGGGGACGCCGCAGATGCCCCAGTGTGGCTACTCGAAGCGTGCGGTCGGCCTCGTCAGCCAGTACCGCGACGACGTCGAGACGGTCGACACCCTCCAGAACCTCGGCGCGTTCCGCGAGGCGCTCGACGAGCACTCGGGCTGGGAGACGATCCCGCAGACGTTCGTCGAGGGCGAGTTCGTCGGCGGAAGCGACGTCCTCGCGCAACTCGACGATGAGGGCGACCTCGCGGCGACGCTGAACGCCGCGGACGCCGACGCGGACGTCGAGGCCGCCACGGACGGCGGTTCCGACGACGACGAACTCGACGCGCCCTTCTAGAGGGCGGTCGCGGTTCGGTTTCGATACTCGTTCTCCGTTCGATCGGCCTCGAACTGTGCTCAGCGCGCGCTCAGCGGGCGTTCCAGTGCGCGAAGTCGGCGTCGACGCGCCGGTCGACGCGCTCGATGGCGTCGATACGCCGGACGTCCTCGGCGTCGAGCTCGAACTCGAGGCTCCGGAAGTTGTCGCGGATGTGGGCCTCGGAGGTGGCTTTCGGGATGGCGGTGACGCCCTTCTCGCGGAGCCACGCCAGGCTCACCTGCGCTTCGCTGACACCGTACGTCTCCGCGATATCGCCGAGCACGGGATCGTCGAAGACGGCGCCGCGCGCGAGCGGGGAGTAGGCGACGGTCTCGACGTCCATCTCGTCCGCGACGGCGCGGAGTTCGCGCTGCTGGAGGAACGGGTGCATCTCCACTTGGTTCGCGAAGATCGGTTCGTCGAGGACGTCGCGGGCGCGCTCGAGGTGGCGGCGGCCGAAGTTCGAGACGCCGATGCGCTCGATCTTCCCCCGCGCTTTCAGTTCCTCGAAGGCCGGCAGCGTCTCCTCGGGGTCGTACGTCCGGGCGGGCCAGTGGACGTAGAGGAGGTCGACGGAGTCGACGCCGAGCTTCTCGAGGCTCTCCTCGGTGGACGCGATGACGTCGTCGTACGCGAGGCTGTCGATGAAGACCTTGGTCGCGAGGAAGACGTCGTCCCGGTCGACGTCCGCGGCGGCGATGCCGTCGCCGACCGCGGCCTCGTTGTCGTAGGCCTGTGCGGTGTCGACGTGGCGATATCCCATCTCGAGCGCGTTCGAGACGGCGGTCGCGCAGGCGTCGGGGTCGGCGTTCTGCCACGTTCCGAGGCCGAAGCGCGGCATTCCGTCGACGTGCGGGACGTCGTCGCTGGTGAGCTCCGTCATGGTGGAGACGTGGCGCGGCACGGGAAAAGGCGTTCGGGCGTCGGCGAGCCACACCGGCCACTCGAATCGTGTCCCACAGTAGCGATCGGCACGGGCGGAGAGCGCGCCGGCTTTGTGCCCCCGCGACGAAGGGGCGGGCATGGAGACGGTCTACGAGCTGCTCGCGGACCTCCCGGACGAGGCGGCCCTGCGGGCGCCACCGGCGTCACTCTCGTCGCGGGACGTCCGGGCGACGGCGTACAAGGTCGGGAACTACCTGCGCTCGCGCGGCGTCCACGAGGGCTCTCGCGTCGGCGTCGCGGACGACGCGGACCCGAAGGTCGTCCTCGCGTTCCTCGGGTCGGCGCTCCTCGCGGCCCCCGTGACGTTCGCTCCGCCCGGGCGCTTCGACGGCCGCGCCGTCGTCGTGCCCACGGCGTCGCTCGACGGCTTCGACCTCGGGCCGGGCGGCCAGCGCGTCGGCTACGGCGCGAAGCCCGCCGACCCCGCGGACGGCCACTTCGAGGGCGGCGTCTGGAGCGAGAACCCGGCGTTCCCGCCGGTTCGATACGGCGGCGACGTGCCGGCGCTCGCCGGCGGGACGGGTGCGGGCGACGACGAGGACGGCCCGAGTCAGCGCGCGCTCCTCGACGCCGCCGCCGACGTGGCCGCCGGCCTCGACGCCGACGACGCGCTCGCGGTGCGGGCGTCGTTCACGCGGCCGGGGACGGTCGTCGGCGTCCTCGGCGCGCTCCGCGCGGGCGCGACGGTGCTCCTGCCGGACGCCGAGGCGACCGGGACGGTGGCGCTCGCGGACGGCGACGGCGACGCGCCGGAAGCGGGGGTGTACCGCCCCGAGGAACTGTTCTAGGCCTCGGCGTCCGCGATGCCCTCGAGGAGGGCGTCGACGTCGCCGGGCGTGTTGAAGACGTGGAAGGAAGCCCGAACGGCGCCCGTCGGGAGCGCGCGCACGACGACGTCGCGTTCTTTCAGGTTCGAAACGAGCGCCTCGGGGTCGTCGCTCTCGAAGGCGACGAGACCGGACTCGGGCGATGCGGGACCGAGGACGCGCTCGGCGCCGATACCGTCGACGAAGCGCTCGGTAAGCGCGTCGATGCGCTCTTGGATGGTTCCGAGGCCGAGTTCGGCGTGGACGTCGAGCGCCTCGCGGAGGCCGGCGTAGGGCGCGGGCGAGACGGTGCCGACTTCGAGGCGGCGCGCGCCCGCGTGAAACTCGTAGCCCGCGGCGTCGGGTTCGCGGACGCTCCGGTAGCCCACGTGGGCGGGTCCGAGGCGCTCGGCGGCTTCGGGGGCGACGTACAGGAAGCCCGCCCCCCACGGCCCGAGGAGCCACTTGTGGCCGGCGGCGGCGACGTAGTCCGCGCCCCACGCCTCGACCGGCATCGGGGCCTGTCCCGGGAGCTGGACGGCGTCGACGAGCACCTCCGCGCCCGCGTCGTGCGCCTCGGCGACGAGGTCCGCGACGGGGAGGCGGGTGCCGTGCGTCCACGTGAGCGCGGAGACGCAGACGAGGCGGGCGTCGCGGACGGCCTCGCGGTAGGCGTCGCGGTCGAGTCGCCCGCCCTCGGTGGGGACGACGCGCGTCCGGACGCCCTCGGTGTCGCGGAGGCGTCGCCACGGGAGGATGCCGGCGGAGTGCTCGACGTCCGTGCGGACGACGACGTCGCCCGGGTCCCAGTCGATCGCCGAGGCGATGCGGTTCACGCCGTCGGTGGTGGACTGGGTGAGCGCGACGTTCGCGGGGTCGGTCCCCACGAAGTCGCCGAGGCGCTCGCGGACGTCGTCGTAGAGCGCGTGCGCGGACCGATAGGGGTCGTCGCTCGCGTGCGCCTCGTACTCGTGGTGTTCGAGCGCGGTTTCGGTGGCGTCGACGACGCGGCGCGGTGACGGGCCGCTCGCGCCCGTGTTCAAGTAGACGGCGTCGTCGAGCGCCGGGACGTCGGCGCGGAGCGTCTCCGGGTCCATACGGGAGGCGTGGGTCCGCACGCCAATACCGTTGGGGGGTCAGTCGGCGGCGGCGCGAACGCCGATCCGCTCGCGGATGGGCGCGGCGACGGCGTCAGGCGCGGTTTCGAACCAGCGCGCTTCGGCGATCTCCGGGGCTGGGTCGAGGTCCGTGCCGAACGGTTCGCCCTCGAAGTGGACCCAGAGGCCCTCGGTGCCGTCGCCCGCCTCGACGAGGGAGAAGGACTGGCGGCGCGCGTGGAACGCGCCGGTGAGCTCGCACTCGATGCCGAGCTGGTCGGCGACGTGGCGTTTGGCGGTCTGTTCGTGCGTCTCGTGTCGGGACAGCCCCCCGCCGGGCAGGTCCCAGACGTCCGGGTTGTCCCGATACCTGACGAGTAACGCCCGCCCGTCGCGTTCGAGGAGCGTGCGCGTGCCGCCGAGGCGCCCCTCGCTCGCGCTCGCCATGCATTCGACGAGGGCCTCCTCCGGCACGACGGTCTCCTCTTCGACGACGGGGAACCGACCGTACGACTCGCGCAACTGGTCGAGCGTCGTCTCGACAGTCGCGCTCCCCTCTCGCGACATACGGTGTGCGGTAAGCGCTTCGACGGCGAAAACTATTTGGGTTGATGTCAGCCAACCGGCGAGGCGGCGACCCCCGCCGCGTCCGCCGTCGAATCGACGATTAACTCGGCAGAGAGTACCGTATTCGGCCACACAGAGGGTATCGTTCCTTCAGAAGTCTTTTGCTTGCCCGCTCAGAAGCGACACCCACATGCACGACGACCTGAACTGGGCCATCGGCGGCGAAGCCGGCGATGGAATCGACTCTACCGGGAAAGTGTTCGCGCAGGCACTCTCCCGCGCCGGTCGCCACGTCTTCACCTCCAAGGACTTCGCGTCCCGAATCCGAGGTGGCTACACCGCCTACAAGGTTCGCACGTCGGTCGACAAAGTACAGAGCGTCGTCGACCGCCTCGACGTCCTCATCGCGCTCACCGAACGCACCGTCGAGGAGAACCTCGACGAGCTCCACGAGGGCTCCGTCATCATCTACGACGGTGAGCGCACCGAGTTCAGCGGCTTCGAGGTCCCCGAGGGAATGGTCGGCCTCGACATCCCGCTGAAGTCGCTGGCCGAGGACGCCGGCGGCGCGCTGATGCGCAACGTCGTCGCGCTCGGCGCCGTCTGCGAGGTCGCCGAGTTCCCCATCGAGAACCTCGACGAGTCGCTGCGCAAGCGCTTCGGCTCGAAGGGCGAGAAGATCGTCGAGAACAACAAGGAGGCCGCGCGCCTCGGCGCCGACTACGTCGACGAGCACTACGCGGACGACGTCGGCACGCTCGACTACGAGCTGGAAACGACGGACAACGACTACGTCCTCCTGAACGGCGACGAAGCCATCGGGATGGGCGCCATCGCCGCCGGCTGTAAGTTCTACTCCGGCTACCCCATCACGCCCGCGACGGACGTGATGACCTACCTGAAGGGCCGCATCGAGGAGTTCGGCGGCCACGTCGTTCAGGCCGAGGACGAGCTCTCCGCCATCAACATGGCGCTCGGCGCCGCGCGCGCCGGTGCGCGCTCGATGACCGCGACGAGCGGTCCGGGTATCGACCTGATGAGCGAGACGTTCGGCCTCGTCGCCACCTCGGAGACGCCACTCGTCATCGCGGACGTCATGCGCTCGGGTCCCTCCACGGGGATGCCGACGAAGCAGGAGCAGGGCGACCTGAACATGCTCCTCTACGGTGGCCACGGTGAGATTCCCCGGTTCGTCGTCGCGCCCACCACCGTCGCGGACTGCTTCCACAAGACGGTGGAGGCGTTCAACCTCGCGGAGAAGTACCAGACCCCGGTCTACATCGCGGCCGACCTCTCGATGGCCGTCACCGAGGAGACGTTCGCGCCCGAGGAGTTCGATATGGACGCGGTGGAGATCGACCGCGGGAAGGTCGTCGACGAGGACGAGATCTCCAAGTGGCAGAACGAGAAGGACCAGTTCAAGCCCCACGCGGTCACCGCCGACGGCGTCAGCCCGCGCGCCTTCCCCGGCACGGAGGGCGGCGTCCACATGAGCACCGGCCTCGAGCACGACGATCTCGGCCGCCGGACGGAGGACACCGACGAGCGCATCGAGCAGGTCGACAAGCGCAACCGGAAGGTCGAGACCGCACGGGAGGAGGAGGACTGGAGCCCGGTCGAGTACGGCGACTCGGACGCGGACACGCTCGTCATCTCGTGGGGGTCGAACGAGGGCGCTCTCGTCGAAGCCCTCGACTTCCTCGAGGAGGACGGCGTGGACGTTCGCGTCCTCTCCGTCCCCTACATCTTCCCGCGTCCCGACCTCTCGACGGCCGTCGAGGACGCGGAGACGACCATCGTCGTCGAGTGTAACGCCACCGGTCAGTTCGCGGACGTCATCGAGAAGGACGTCCTCGAGCGCGTCGACCGCATCAACAAGTACAACGGCGTCCGCTTCAAGGCGGACGAGCTCGCAAACGACATCAAGGAGGTTCTCGCATGAGCTCCGACGTTCGCTTCACAGACTTCAAATCCGACAAGCAGCCGACGTGGTGTCCGGGGTGCGGTGACTTCGGCACGATGAACGGCATCATGAAGGGTCTCGCCGAGACCGGCAATTCGCCCGACGATACGTTCGTCGTCGCCGGTATCGGCTGCAGTGGGAAGATCGGCACGTACCTGCGCTCCTACGCCCTCCACGGCGTCCACGGGCGCGCCCTGCCGGTCGGCACGGGCGTGAAGATCGCCAACCCCGACATCGAGGTCGTCGTCGCGGGCGGCGACGG encodes:
- a CDS encoding aldo/keto reductase gives rise to the protein MTELTSDDVPHVDGMPRFGLGTWQNADPDACATAVSNALEMGYRHVDTAQAYDNEAAVGDGIAAADVDRDDVFLATKVFIDSLAYDDVIASTEESLEKLGVDSVDLLYVHWPARTYDPEETLPAFEELKARGKIERIGVSNFGRRHLERARDVLDEPIFANQVEMHPFLQQRELRAVADEMDVETVAYSPLARGAVFDDPVLGDIAETYGVSEAQVSLAWLREKGVTAIPKATSEAHIRDNFRSLEFELDAEDVRRIDAIERVDRRVDADFAHWNAR
- a CDS encoding aminotransferase class V-fold PLP-dependent enzyme, with product MDPETLRADVPALDDAVYLNTGASGPSPRRVVDATETALEHHEYEAHASDDPYRSAHALYDDVRERLGDFVGTDPANVALTQSTTDGVNRIASAIDWDPGDVVVRTDVEHSAGILPWRRLRDTEGVRTRVVPTEGGRLDRDAYREAVRDARLVCVSALTWTHGTRLPVADLVAEAHDAGAEVLVDAVQLPGQAPMPVEAWGADYVAAAGHKWLLGPWGAGFLYVAPEAAERLGPAHVGYRSVREPDAAGYEFHAGARRLEVGTVSPAPYAGLREALDVHAELGLGTIQERIDALTERFVDGIGAERVLGPASPESGLVAFESDDPEALVSNLKERDVVVRALPTGAVRASFHVFNTPGDVDALLEGIADAEA
- the gfcR gene encoding transcriptional regulator GfcR, which translates into the protein MKNVDDLIESAGDLAARGLSRGEIADELNVSRETASWLVERAGRSASAVESESGDGSAGGPQDVHVDWSAIGEAGARLASIGDALADLLREHSHDVDLVVGVEKAGVPLATAVSRELGVDLGTYTPRKHQWEEGDIEDLGGSFSRNFAQVEGRDCFIVDDTITSGTTISEAVEAIEESGGNAIAAAVLVDKQGVGDVNGVPVDALMQVIRVGNDD
- a CDS encoding 2-oxoacid:acceptor oxidoreductase subunit alpha yields the protein MHDDLNWAIGGEAGDGIDSTGKVFAQALSRAGRHVFTSKDFASRIRGGYTAYKVRTSVDKVQSVVDRLDVLIALTERTVEENLDELHEGSVIIYDGERTEFSGFEVPEGMVGLDIPLKSLAEDAGGALMRNVVALGAVCEVAEFPIENLDESLRKRFGSKGEKIVENNKEAARLGADYVDEHYADDVGTLDYELETTDNDYVLLNGDEAIGMGAIAAGCKFYSGYPITPATDVMTYLKGRIEEFGGHVVQAEDELSAINMALGAARAGARSMTATSGPGIDLMSETFGLVATSETPLVIADVMRSGPSTGMPTKQEQGDLNMLLYGGHGEIPRFVVAPTTVADCFHKTVEAFNLAEKYQTPVYIAADLSMAVTEETFAPEEFDMDAVEIDRGKVVDEDEISKWQNEKDQFKPHAVTADGVSPRAFPGTEGGVHMSTGLEHDDLGRRTEDTDERIEQVDKRNRKVETAREEEDWSPVEYGDSDADTLVISWGSNEGALVEALDFLEEDGVDVRVLSVPYIFPRPDLSTAVEDAETTIVVECNATGQFADVIEKDVLERVDRINKYNGVRFKADELANDIKEVLA
- a CDS encoding NUDIX hydrolase, encoding MSREGSATVETTLDQLRESYGRFPVVEEETVVPEEALVECMASASEGRLGGTRTLLERDGRALLVRYRDNPDVWDLPGGGLSRHETHEQTAKRHVADQLGIECELTGAFHARRQSFSLVEAGDGTEGLWVHFEGEPFGTDLDPAPEIAEARWFETAPDAVAAPIRERIGVRAAAD
- a CDS encoding glutaredoxin family protein; the protein is MTFDPMGEALDDEEVPEIVDDAISNNEVVLFMKGTPQMPQCGYSKRAVGLVSQYRDDVETVDTLQNLGAFREALDEHSGWETIPQTFVEGEFVGGSDVLAQLDDEGDLAATLNAADADADVEAATDGGSDDDELDAPF
- a CDS encoding HAD family hydrolase, whose amino-acid sequence is MERYDTLYALYEAFDVDTLRAYQDFVDLFPPVDSRVALEYWEEASDELAERTDRVADAYGETYAALAAHATREQAFTALDLYSKHDRPVNVLVLDVDETLRSAGGTDNEIPRETLHLLTVFHENDVPIVVCTGQTLENVKGFLIQGLGNELVHSGDVSVVYEAGTGVFTPGHGPDTKRLLYEELDDDVRDVFDYVRGRVLPDAPEDVRRGCHLQGNEFNVTLKPNYETGSEDAVAVIDHATVYLTELLADAIPAASTDDVRAYFGARDPEIAAVLDARDARPPADHDVDSAAEAVLDRVQLAYYEGDAAEVTANELDKVAGVTAALDVLGVADPFALVMGDSKSDLRVMEWAEDNDAGIAAAPDHASERVREHAESTDGLVYDRGAAGDVLRTVYALNRLADGS